From a single Pararge aegeria chromosome 16, ilParAegt1.1, whole genome shotgun sequence genomic region:
- the LOC120630263 gene encoding brain protein I3-like, translating into MEKPTVTDQPPPYYATVQPGQQPYPQQHPQAYPQPQAYPQPQAYPQPNPQPAPGAFPPPPPGYTPYGTTPQDPTAAFVPNYGATHANIIIQPPIIAVGACPACRVGILEDDFTCLGILCAILFFPLGILCCLALKNRRCSNCGAMFG; encoded by the exons ATGGAAAAACCAACTGTTACAGATCAACCGCCTCCATACTACGCGACGGTACAGCCAG GTCAACAGCCGTATCCACAGCAGCACCCACAGGCGTACCCACAGCCACAGGCGTACCCTCAGCCACAGGCGTATCCTCAACCAAACCCGCAACCTGCTCCTGGGGCATTTCCACCCCCTCCACCCGGATACACTCCATACGGGACAACACCACAAGATCCGACAGCTGCATTTGTTCCTAACTATGGAGCAACCcatgcaaatattataatacagcCACCAATCATAGCAGTCGGTGCTTGCCCGGCTTGCCGAGTGGGCATCTTAGAAGACGATTTCACATGCCTTGGTATTTTATGTGCGATTCTATTCTTCCCGTTAGGAATTTTATGCTGTCTCGCTCTAAAGAACAGAAGGTGCTCCAACTGCGGCGCTATGTTTGGATAG